The following are encoded in a window of Trichocoleus sp. genomic DNA:
- the rsmG gene encoding 16S rRNA (guanine(527)-N(7))-methyltransferase RsmG translates to MRDEVIGLSQLPEMSEVWQETMGWQPSVQQQAQLQRLYELVLAGNRQLNLTRITEPQEFWEKHLWDSLRGIKPWLTKPQEHEPQENEPQRIIDIGTGGGFPGIPAAIVRPDWQVTLLDSTRKKLAFVDSLLTALELSNARTWVNRAEVLGQQRHHRAKYDLALIRAVATASVCAEYALPLLKIGGTAVLYRGQWTEAEAIGLEGALQQLGGVIEAIEPFTTPLTAGVRHCLYLKKIEPTEARFPRSVGLAVQRPL, encoded by the coding sequence ATGAGGGATGAGGTGATCGGGCTGTCTCAGTTGCCCGAAATGAGTGAAGTGTGGCAAGAGACAATGGGCTGGCAGCCAAGCGTACAGCAGCAAGCTCAGTTGCAACGGCTGTATGAGTTGGTTTTGGCGGGCAATCGTCAACTGAATTTGACTCGGATTACGGAACCACAAGAATTTTGGGAAAAGCACCTCTGGGACTCGCTGCGAGGTATCAAACCCTGGCTCACAAAACCCCAAGAGCATGAGCCTCAAGAGAACGAGCCACAGCGCATCATTGATATCGGTACAGGAGGCGGCTTTCCGGGAATTCCAGCGGCGATCGTTCGTCCAGACTGGCAGGTCACGCTACTAGACTCAACACGCAAAAAATTAGCTTTTGTCGATTCGCTGCTCACTGCGCTGGAATTGAGCAATGCAAGGACTTGGGTGAATCGGGCTGAAGTGCTAGGGCAACAGCGGCATCATCGGGCGAAATATGATTTGGCACTGATTCGAGCCGTTGCCACAGCTTCTGTTTGTGCTGAGTATGCGTTGCCGCTGCTGAAAATTGGAGGCACTGCCGTTCTCTATCGAGGACAGTGGACGGAAGCAGAGGCGATCGGGCTAGAAGGTGCGCTACAGCAGCTAGGTGGGGTGATCGAGGCGATCGAACCTTTTACCACACCCCTGACCGCCGGCGTTAGACATTGCCTTTATCTTAAAAAAATTGAGCCAACAGAAGCACGATTTCCGCGTTCCGTTGGCCTGGCAGTGCAAAGACCGCTTTAA
- a CDS encoding inorganic diphosphatase: MDLSLIPPLAKSGILNVLIEIPGGSKNKYEFDKDLQAFALDRVLYASVQYPFDYGFVPNTLADDGDPLDGMVIMDQPTFPGCVIAARPIGMLEMIDGGDRDEKILCVPDKDPRYTNVRSIKDIAPHRLDEVAEFFRTYKNLEKKVTEILGWKDVDQVMPLVEACINAAKK; encoded by the coding sequence GTGGATTTATCACTGATTCCCCCCCTGGCAAAGTCCGGAATCCTGAATGTCTTAATTGAAATTCCAGGTGGCAGCAAGAATAAATACGAGTTTGACAAAGATTTGCAAGCGTTTGCCCTAGATCGCGTCCTTTATGCCTCAGTGCAATATCCATTTGACTATGGTTTTGTGCCCAATACCCTTGCTGATGATGGAGATCCATTGGATGGCATGGTGATTATGGATCAGCCCACCTTCCCCGGTTGTGTGATTGCAGCGCGTCCGATTGGGATGCTGGAAATGATTGATGGGGGCGATCGAGATGAAAAAATTCTCTGTGTACCTGACAAAGACCCTCGCTACACCAATGTTCGATCGATCAAAGATATTGCACCCCATCGCTTAGACGAAGTTGCTGAATTTTTCCGAACCTATAAAAACCTGGAAAAGAAAGTAACAGAAATTCTGGGCTGGAAAGACGTTGATCAAGTCATGCCACTGGTTGAGGCTTGTATTAATGCAGCTAAGAAATAG
- the rfbC gene encoding dTDP-4-dehydrorhamnose 3,5-epimerase, whose translation MIFTETKLKGAFIIDLELRGDNRGAFARTFCAKEFEEHGLKPTVAQCNLSFNYKAGTLRGMHYQVSPAAETKLVRCTKGAIYDVIIDLRPDSPTYMQHIGVELTADNRRALYVPELFAHGYQALTDDAEVVYQVGEFYTPGYERGIRYDDPAFNIEWPIPVTVISDKDAAWTRFEAVLAQV comes from the coding sequence ATGATTTTTACTGAAACTAAGCTAAAAGGCGCATTCATTATTGACCTGGAACTGCGAGGGGACAATCGCGGCGCATTTGCCCGTACCTTCTGCGCCAAAGAGTTTGAAGAACATGGGCTAAAGCCAACCGTTGCTCAGTGCAACCTGTCTTTCAATTACAAAGCTGGAACCCTACGCGGAATGCACTATCAAGTTTCTCCAGCGGCTGAAACGAAGCTGGTTCGGTGCACTAAAGGGGCAATTTATGACGTCATTATTGATTTGCGTCCCGACTCGCCCACCTACATGCAGCACATTGGAGTCGAACTGACGGCAGACAACCGGCGAGCCTTATATGTCCCGGAGCTGTTTGCTCATGGCTATCAAGCACTGACGGATGATGCGGAAGTCGTTTATCAGGTGGGTGAATTTTATACTCCCGGATACGAGCGAGGCATTCGCTATGACGACCCTGCCTTCAACATTGAGTGGCCCATTCCAGTGACAGTTATTTCAGACAAGGATGCTGCCTGGACAAGATTTGAGGCAGTTCTGGCGCAGGTTTAG
- a CDS encoding SDR family oxidoreductase, whose amino-acid sequence MKVFVTGTEGYLGCLLAPMLLERGHEVIAVDTGFYKTGWLYNGTASTAKTLTKDIRHITLEDLQGVDAIIHMAELSNDPTGQLSPTITYDINHKGSVRLAELAKQAGVRRFVYMSSCSVYGVATEGDVTEESPVNPQTAYAECKTMVERDVKPMADDDFSPTFMRNATAFGASPRMRFDIVLNNLSGLAWTTNQIKMTSDGTPWRPLVHALDIAKALVCTIEAPRDMVHNQVFNVGDTANNYRVKEVAEIIADVFPGCELSFGTQGADNRSYRVSFEKINTQLPGFKCDWDARRGAEQLYKLFSQIDMTQEMFESRGFTRLKQLEYLIRTQQIDQDFFWVK is encoded by the coding sequence ATGAAAGTATTCGTCACTGGTACTGAAGGGTATCTGGGCTGTTTGCTGGCTCCCATGTTGCTCGAACGGGGTCACGAAGTTATTGCGGTCGATACTGGATTTTATAAAACAGGCTGGTTGTACAACGGCACAGCTTCGACTGCCAAAACGCTCACCAAAGATATCCGCCATATCACCCTGGAAGATTTACAGGGCGTGGATGCGATCATTCACATGGCAGAACTGTCGAATGATCCAACCGGACAGCTTTCGCCCACCATTACCTATGACATCAATCACAAGGGGTCAGTGCGGCTGGCAGAACTGGCGAAACAAGCAGGCGTGCGGCGGTTTGTTTACATGTCTTCCTGTAGCGTCTATGGGGTTGCGACTGAAGGCGATGTGACAGAAGAATCGCCCGTCAATCCGCAAACTGCCTACGCCGAATGCAAAACCATGGTTGAGCGCGACGTGAAGCCGATGGCGGATGACGATTTCTCGCCCACCTTTATGCGGAATGCAACGGCGTTTGGGGCTTCCCCTCGGATGCGGTTTGACATCGTGCTGAACAACCTGTCAGGGCTTGCCTGGACAACAAATCAAATCAAAATGACCAGTGATGGCACTCCCTGGCGACCCCTAGTTCATGCACTAGATATTGCCAAAGCTCTGGTCTGCACGATCGAAGCGCCACGAGACATGGTGCATAATCAGGTCTTCAACGTGGGGGATACGGCGAATAACTATCGCGTTAAAGAAGTCGCTGAAATCATCGCAGATGTCTTCCCGGGTTGTGAGTTGAGCTTTGGTACACAGGGCGCAGACAACCGCAGCTATCGTGTGTCGTTTGAGAAGATCAATACCCAACTGCCGGGTTTCAAGTGCGATTGGGATGCGCGTCGGGGTGCAGAGCAACTTTACAAGCTGTTCTCTCAAATTGATATGACGCAAGAAATGTTTGAGTCTCGCGGCTTTACCCGTTTGAAGCAGTTGGAATATCTGATTCGGACTCAGCAAATCGACCAGGACTTTTTCTGGGTGAAGTAG
- a CDS encoding ABC transporter ATP-binding protein, whose product MLYLRNLTYHPAATPTPILKSINLELAPQQMGLIVGPSGSGKSTLLEILAGLAQKTAGKILWREQELTPDQLQQLGGIVFQFPERHFCGHTILEELRLGHPELGKERIDKALASVGLGHLSLQTSPRSLSGGQQRRLALAVQLIRQPYLLLLDEPTAGLDWSMRRQLITLLGELKKEWSLLIVSHEPGEMAGIADRCWTLEHGELATSDPAALLAQQGTGVGIRNEE is encoded by the coding sequence ATGCTCTATCTTAGAAACTTAACCTATCATCCAGCTGCCACCCCAACTCCCATTTTGAAGTCAATTAACCTGGAGCTTGCGCCGCAGCAAATGGGGTTAATTGTGGGTCCGAGTGGCTCTGGTAAAAGTACCTTGCTTGAGATTTTGGCAGGCTTAGCCCAAAAGACAGCGGGCAAAATTTTGTGGCGAGAGCAGGAGCTAACTCCCGACCAGCTACAGCAGCTAGGCGGCATCGTGTTTCAGTTCCCAGAGCGTCATTTTTGCGGGCATACCATCCTGGAAGAACTACGACTTGGACATCCAGAATTAGGCAAGGAGCGGATCGACAAAGCGTTAGCATCTGTTGGGCTAGGACATTTATCGCTGCAAACCTCTCCCCGGTCTTTAAGCGGTGGACAGCAGCGACGTTTAGCATTAGCGGTACAGCTCATTCGTCAGCCTTATTTGCTTTTGTTGGACGAACCCACTGCTGGGTTAGATTGGTCAATGCGCCGCCAACTCATCACATTGCTGGGAGAGCTTAAAAAAGAGTGGAGTCTGCTGATCGTCTCGCACGAACCTGGGGAAATGGCAGGTATTGCCGATCGCTGCTGGACGTTAGAGCATGGTGAGTTGGCAACTTCTGATCCAGCGGCATTACTGGCGCAGCAGGGGACAGGAGTGGGAATAAGGAATGAGGAGTAA
- a CDS encoding response regulator — protein MASQKVLIVDDSKVIRMQVKDMLPKGNFEVLEAGDGVEGLEILHQEPPSLLLIDFFMPRLNGWEVVRELQTSPKLQSIPVVMMSGRREEVEQTVPELFEYFEFISKPFEQPLLLKAIRSAMTKAKGRQPTPQSPASHAAPATTTPTAKPASPTQLHQPAEQNGEHLIHALTAEVKLLQEENAKLKAEFDAMKRQVTQIMTFIRQRMK, from the coding sequence ATGGCAAGCCAAAAAGTGTTGATTGTGGATGACAGCAAGGTTATCCGAATGCAGGTTAAGGATATGTTGCCAAAGGGCAATTTTGAGGTTTTAGAGGCAGGCGATGGCGTCGAAGGGCTGGAAATACTGCACCAAGAACCTCCCTCACTGCTCCTCATTGATTTTTTTATGCCTCGCCTCAACGGCTGGGAAGTCGTCCGAGAATTGCAAACCAGCCCCAAACTGCAAAGTATTCCGGTTGTGATGATGTCAGGTCGGCGGGAAGAGGTCGAGCAAACAGTTCCCGAACTCTTTGAGTACTTCGAGTTCATCAGCAAGCCTTTTGAGCAGCCCCTTCTCCTTAAGGCAATTCGATCTGCCATGACAAAGGCGAAAGGGCGGCAACCCACTCCTCAAAGCCCTGCAAGCCATGCTGCACCCGCCACAACAACTCCCACAGCAAAGCCAGCAAGCCCAACCCAACTTCATCAGCCTGCTGAACAAAATGGGGAGCACTTGATTCATGCTCTCACTGCAGAAGTGAAGTTACTTCAGGAAGAGAACGCCAAGCTAAAGGCGGAGTTTGACGCAATGAAACGGCAGGTCACGCAGATCATGACTTTTATTCGGCAGCGAATGAAGTAG
- a CDS encoding VOC family protein has product MHHASIRTANIYKAIAFYEQLGFQVCERFTAGITLACWMEGLGGRIELLQVPQPRPAADAFGDEYYTGYYHLSFDLTEAIDDLPQWLDDLQKRINDASSDSDQLQPLKILLEPTQQIIGDRVYEVAFIADSDGLPLEFIRMMAYVGDP; this is encoded by the coding sequence ATGCATCATGCCTCGATTCGGACGGCTAATATTTATAAGGCAATTGCCTTTTATGAGCAGCTTGGCTTTCAGGTCTGTGAACGCTTCACTGCTGGAATAACCCTCGCTTGCTGGATGGAGGGTTTAGGCGGGCGCATTGAGCTTTTGCAAGTCCCACAACCGCGCCCCGCAGCCGATGCCTTTGGCGACGAATATTACACAGGCTACTATCATCTATCGTTTGATTTAACTGAGGCGATCGATGATCTCCCCCAGTGGTTAGATGATTTGCAGAAACGAATCAACGATGCTTCAAGTGATTCTGATCAACTTCAACCCCTCAAGATTTTGTTAGAACCAACGCAGCAAATCATTGGCGATCGAGTCTATGAAGTTGCCTTTATTGCGGATTCTGACGGTTTACCGTTGGAGTTTATTCGGATGATGGCTTATGTCGGAGATCCCTGA
- a CDS encoding Gfo/Idh/MocA family oxidoreductase: MFIVDTALKARAEAGNPVRVGMIGAGFMGRGIANQIANSVPGMELVAIFNRRIEGAIRAYNEAGIEETQVVKTVADLEDSIAQGKYAVTDDPMLLARAEGIDALIEVTGTIEFSVHVVLEAFAHQKHVILMNAELDGTIGCILKVYADKAGVILSACDGDQPGVEMNLYRFVKSIGLTPLLCGNIKGLQDPYRNPTTQAGFAKQWGQQAHMVTSFADGTKISFEQAIVANATGMTVAKRGMLGYDYRGHVDEMTKMYDVDQLKELGGIVDYVVGAKPGPGVYVFATHDDPKQKHYLNLYKLGEGPLYSFYTPYHLCHFEVPLSVARVVLFGDAVMAPLGAPQVDVVTTAKIDLKAGETLDGIGYYMTYGQCERSDITQSQRLLPMGLAEGCRLKRDISRDQVLTYDDVELPEGRLADQLRAEQDAYFAVPAEKVAVAV; encoded by the coding sequence ATGTTTATTGTCGATACTGCACTAAAAGCAAGAGCTGAGGCAGGAAATCCGGTTCGGGTTGGCATGATTGGCGCAGGCTTCATGGGACGGGGCATCGCGAATCAAATTGCGAATTCTGTACCTGGAATGGAATTAGTTGCCATCTTCAACCGCAGAATTGAGGGAGCGATTCGGGCATACAATGAAGCCGGAATTGAAGAGACCCAGGTTGTTAAGACGGTTGCTGATCTGGAAGACTCGATCGCTCAAGGCAAATATGCCGTTACAGATGACCCAATGCTGCTGGCGCGTGCAGAGGGAATTGATGCCTTGATCGAAGTGACAGGGACGATCGAATTTTCAGTTCATGTGGTGCTAGAGGCATTCGCCCACCAGAAGCATGTCATTTTGATGAATGCAGAACTTGATGGAACGATCGGCTGTATTCTCAAAGTCTATGCCGACAAAGCAGGCGTCATTCTTTCGGCTTGCGATGGCGATCAGCCCGGCGTGGAGATGAACCTCTATCGCTTTGTTAAGAGTATTGGTCTCACACCGCTGCTCTGCGGCAACATCAAGGGTTTACAAGATCCCTACCGCAATCCTACAACTCAAGCAGGGTTTGCTAAGCAGTGGGGACAGCAAGCGCACATGGTCACCAGCTTTGCGGACGGTACAAAAATTTCCTTCGAGCAGGCGATCGTTGCGAATGCAACCGGAATGACCGTTGCCAAGCGAGGAATGCTGGGCTACGACTACAGAGGTCACGTCGATGAGATGACCAAAATGTATGACGTAGACCAACTGAAAGAATTGGGCGGCATTGTTGATTATGTCGTTGGCGCAAAACCTGGTCCTGGCGTCTATGTGTTTGCAACGCATGATGACCCAAAGCAAAAGCACTATCTAAACCTGTATAAGCTGGGCGAAGGTCCACTTTATAGCTTCTATACGCCCTATCATCTCTGCCACTTTGAAGTACCACTTTCAGTCGCGCGAGTCGTGCTATTTGGTGATGCAGTCATGGCTCCGCTAGGTGCGCCCCAAGTAGATGTAGTGACAACTGCCAAGATCGACCTGAAAGCGGGTGAAACCCTGGATGGTATTGGCTATTACATGACCTACGGACAGTGCGAGCGATCGGACATCACGCAATCACAGCGCTTGTTACCGATGGGCTTGGCAGAAGGTTGCCGCCTAAAGCGCGATATTTCCCGCGATCAGGTGCTCACCTACGATGATGTGGAACTGCCTGAAGGTCGTTTAGCCGATCAGCTTCGAGCCGAGCAGGATGCTTATTTTGCAGTGCCAGCCGAGAAGGTAGCAGTCGCTGTTTAA
- the lhgO gene encoding L-2-hydroxyglutarate oxidase, which translates to MYDFAVVGGGIVGLSTAMALGKQYPNSTILLLEKESRWAFHQTGNNSGVIHSGVYYKPGSFKAKFCREGARSMVEFCQEHDIPHEVCGKVIIATEEAELPLLENLYQRGIQNGIQVARITPEEVRETEPHVNCIAGVRVFSTGIADYKKVCQKYAELVQEQGGDLRLNTRVEKIESTTNGHVLETTQGRFAARFLINCAGLQSDRVAKMGGADPQAKIVPFRGEYYELVPERRHLVKTLIYPVPNPAFPFLGVHFTKMIDGSVHAGPNAVLSLKREGYKKTDFDLKDFAEVMTFPGFWKLAAKHADEGMKEVIRSFSKAAFVRSLQRLIPEVQAEDLVPTHAGVRAQALMNDGKLVDDFLIIPGVNAVHICNAPSPAATSSLEIGKAVAGQVPAPTRVTVAL; encoded by the coding sequence ATGTATGATTTTGCAGTTGTTGGTGGTGGAATTGTTGGGCTTTCGACGGCAATGGCTCTGGGAAAGCAGTATCCCAATTCCACAATCTTGCTATTGGAAAAAGAGAGCCGCTGGGCATTTCATCAGACAGGCAATAATAGCGGCGTAATTCACTCTGGAGTTTACTATAAACCGGGCAGTTTCAAGGCAAAATTCTGCCGGGAAGGGGCGCGATCGATGGTGGAGTTTTGTCAGGAACATGACATTCCCCACGAAGTTTGCGGCAAGGTGATCATTGCCACCGAGGAAGCAGAACTGCCCCTCCTAGAAAACCTCTATCAGCGAGGCATCCAAAACGGCATTCAGGTTGCTCGCATTACCCCAGAAGAGGTGCGTGAAACAGAACCGCATGTCAACTGCATTGCTGGAGTTCGCGTTTTCTCAACGGGAATTGCTGACTATAAAAAGGTCTGCCAGAAATATGCAGAATTGGTGCAGGAACAGGGGGGCGACCTGCGGCTGAATACGCGGGTAGAAAAAATTGAATCAACGACAAACGGGCATGTTCTTGAAACGACACAGGGCAGATTTGCCGCTCGATTTCTAATCAACTGTGCCGGGTTGCAGAGCGATCGGGTAGCAAAAATGGGTGGAGCCGACCCACAAGCGAAGATTGTGCCTTTTCGGGGGGAGTATTACGAGCTTGTGCCTGAAAGACGGCACCTGGTCAAAACTCTGATTTATCCAGTGCCCAATCCAGCGTTCCCCTTCCTGGGTGTCCATTTCACCAAAATGATTGATGGCAGCGTTCATGCGGGTCCAAATGCAGTCTTGAGCCTGAAACGAGAGGGCTATAAAAAAACTGATTTTGACCTGAAAGACTTTGCCGAAGTCATGACATTCCCTGGCTTTTGGAAACTGGCAGCAAAACATGCAGATGAAGGCATGAAGGAAGTGATTCGATCGTTTAGCAAGGCGGCTTTTGTTCGCAGCTTGCAGCGACTGATTCCTGAAGTGCAGGCAGAAGATCTGGTGCCAACCCATGCTGGAGTCCGGGCACAAGCACTGATGAATGACGGCAAACTGGTGGATGACTTTTTGATCATTCCTGGTGTCAACGCGGTTCACATTTGCAATGCGCCTTCTCCTGCTGCAACGTCTTCTCTGGAAATTGGTAAGGCAGTAGCAGGACAGGTTCCGGCTCCTACAAGAGTAACAGTCGCGCTTTAA
- a CDS encoding MBL fold metallo-hydrolase, translating into MSAVDSSDASFSILNQPLITDPQGFVVRFWGVRGSIPTPGIETVRYGGNTVCVEMQVGGKRLIFDGGTGLRVLGKHLLPQMPVQAHLFFTHTHWDRIQGFPFFMPAFIEGNCFNIYGSVGQNGASIKQRLSDQMLRPNFPVPLQMMRSELNFHDISPGLVITLDDVTIETMSFNRPNSALGYRISWNGYCVVYATDTEHSPENIDQGLLYLAQQADLLIFDAAYADHAYYDPNAGHPPETWWAGIEVANAAQVKQIVLFHHDPAHEDDFLAEVEAKVQARFPNVHLAREGMSLVIDRGKP; encoded by the coding sequence ATGTCAGCCGTTGACTCCTCAGACGCCAGTTTTTCTATCTTGAATCAACCTCTGATCACTGACCCTCAAGGATTTGTCGTTAGGTTTTGGGGCGTCCGGGGCAGCATTCCGACACCGGGTATTGAAACAGTGCGCTATGGCGGGAATACAGTCTGTGTGGAAATGCAGGTTGGTGGCAAGCGGCTGATCTTTGACGGGGGTACGGGGCTACGAGTTCTTGGTAAACATTTGCTACCTCAGATGCCAGTCCAGGCGCATCTGTTCTTTACACATACCCATTGGGATCGAATTCAGGGCTTTCCATTTTTCATGCCTGCCTTTATCGAAGGCAACTGCTTTAATATCTATGGATCGGTTGGGCAGAATGGCGCTTCTATTAAACAGCGGCTCTCCGATCAAATGCTGCGCCCCAATTTTCCAGTTCCCTTGCAAATGATGCGATCGGAACTGAACTTTCATGACATTTCTCCTGGCTTAGTCATTACGCTGGATGATGTCACAATTGAAACTATGTCATTTAATCGTCCAAATAGTGCGTTAGGGTATCGGATTTCCTGGAACGGCTATTGTGTTGTTTATGCAACAGATACAGAGCATTCACCAGAGAATATTGATCAGGGGCTACTCTATCTGGCACAGCAAGCAGATCTGCTGATTTTTGATGCCGCCTACGCTGATCATGCATACTACGACCCTAACGCGGGACATCCACCAGAGACTTGGTGGGCAGGGATCGAGGTGGCGAATGCAGCACAGGTTAAGCAAATTGTCCTATTTCACCATGATCCTGCTCATGAGGATGATTTTTTGGCGGAGGTTGAGGCAAAAGTGCAAGCTCGCTTCCCAAATGTTCATCTTGCACGCGAGGGCATGAGTTTGGTGATCGATCGGGGTAAGCCGTAG
- a CDS encoding Sll0314/Alr1548 family TPR repeat-containing protein, with the protein MASVRANQPQRNRQRSRWQQATTAIVGTITIALSTWVSPAQADPFRTTGNHRVGDQTEAAFRALFEQGNYQEAANLLRNAETNEPLAYAMKASLNYVDQNWNAMAENARLTRETAERLVQVDPLRGHLYIAAGLFLEGAHTISTQGTVRATPAVLGKLQQVFNQLKEAEKIDPNDPELNLLKGYMDLMLAVNLPFANPQQAIERLETRAAPTYLAQRGIAIAYRDLDKLDQALTAVNTALQQTPANPELLYLKAQILRKQNNGQESLRFFRQALVKKEQLPQAIVRQIAWEQCRTFNQVNNRSRDCENARDQI; encoded by the coding sequence ATGGCATCAGTACGCGCAAACCAACCTCAACGTAATCGGCAGCGATCGAGATGGCAGCAGGCAACAACTGCGATCGTTGGCACAATTACCATTGCTTTAAGTACCTGGGTTAGTCCAGCGCAGGCAGACCCCTTCCGCACCACTGGAAATCATCGAGTGGGCGACCAGACCGAAGCCGCATTTCGGGCACTCTTTGAGCAGGGAAACTACCAGGAAGCCGCGAATCTTCTCCGCAACGCCGAGACAAACGAACCCTTGGCTTACGCCATGAAAGCGTCGCTTAACTACGTTGACCAGAACTGGAATGCGATGGCAGAAAACGCCCGTCTTACTAGAGAAACGGCGGAACGGCTTGTTCAGGTAGATCCACTTCGGGGCCATCTTTACATTGCCGCAGGTCTATTCCTGGAAGGGGCACATACCATCTCAACTCAAGGAACAGTCAGAGCAACCCCGGCTGTCCTGGGAAAGCTGCAGCAGGTATTTAATCAGCTCAAGGAAGCCGAAAAGATTGATCCAAACGACCCCGAACTGAATCTGCTGAAGGGCTATATGGATCTGATGCTGGCGGTGAACCTGCCGTTTGCCAATCCTCAACAAGCGATCGAGCGGCTTGAAACCCGTGCGGCTCCTACATATCTGGCACAGCGAGGCATTGCAATTGCCTACCGTGACCTCGATAAACTGGATCAAGCTTTGACAGCGGTGAACACGGCACTTCAACAAACGCCTGCAAACCCGGAATTGCTCTATTTGAAGGCGCAGATCCTTCGGAAGCAGAATAACGGACAGGAAAGCCTCCGCTTCTTCCGGCAGGCATTGGTCAAAAAAGAGCAGCTACCGCAAGCCATCGTTCGTCAAATCGCTTGGGAACAGTGCCGCACCTTTAATCAGGTGAATAACCGCAGCCGCGATTGTGAGAATGCTCGTGACCAGATTTGA
- the rfbF gene encoding glucose-1-phosphate cytidylyltransferase: protein MKAVILAGGLGTRLSEETSIKPKPMVEIGGQPILWHIMKIYSAHGINDFIICCGYKGYVIKEYFANYFLRMSDVTFDMRFNQMNIHTGKAEPWRVTLVDTGENTLTGGRLKRVQEHIGNETFCFTYGDGVCDINVTELIKFHKEQGSLGTLTAVQPPGRFGALALGKEQTKITHFQEKPDGDGAWINGGYFVMEPDVIDYIADDFTVWEQEPLKKLADSEQLSAYKHDGFWQPMDTLRDKNYLEGLWQSGKAPWKVW, encoded by the coding sequence ATGAAAGCAGTCATTCTTGCAGGTGGCTTGGGTACTCGTTTAAGCGAAGAAACATCGATTAAACCAAAACCCATGGTTGAAATTGGAGGACAACCCATCCTCTGGCACATCATGAAAATTTATTCCGCTCATGGCATTAATGACTTCATTATTTGCTGTGGGTACAAGGGATACGTGATTAAGGAATACTTTGCAAACTATTTTCTACGCATGTCCGATGTCACATTTGATATGCGCTTTAATCAAATGAATATTCATACCGGGAAAGCTGAACCCTGGCGCGTCACTTTGGTGGATACCGGTGAGAATACTCTCACTGGAGGACGCTTGAAGCGAGTTCAAGAGCACATCGGCAATGAAACTTTTTGCTTTACGTACGGCGATGGTGTTTGTGATATCAACGTCACTGAATTGATCAAGTTTCACAAAGAGCAGGGTTCATTGGGCACATTAACTGCTGTACAACCACCCGGCCGCTTTGGTGCCTTGGCTTTAGGAAAAGAACAAACCAAAATCACTCATTTTCAGGAGAAACCAGACGGGGATGGAGCCTGGATTAACGGCGGCTACTTCGTCATGGAACCAGATGTGATTGACTACATTGCTGATGACTTTACCGTGTGGGAACAGGAGCCACTGAAAAAGTTAGCTGATAGTGAACAGCTCTCAGCCTACAAGCATGATGGCTTCTGGCAACCGATGGATACTTTACGCGACAAAAATTATCTAGAAGGGCTATGGCAGAGCGGCAAGGCTCCCTGGAAAGTGTGGTGA
- a CDS encoding cytochrome b6-f complex iron-sulfur subunit, whose translation MAQISGTPDVPDMGRRQFMNLLTFGTVTGTALGALYPVIKYFIPASTGGGGGGVTAKDALGNDVVASEFLASHKPGERALAQGLKGDPTYIVVENEDAIANYGISAVCTHLGCVVPWNASENKFICPCHGSQYNNEGKVVRGPAPLSLALAHANVNDSDRVVLSPWTETDFRTGEAPWWS comes from the coding sequence ATGGCTCAAATCTCTGGAACCCCTGATGTCCCCGATATGGGACGTCGTCAATTCATGAACCTGCTGACCTTCGGCACTGTAACCGGAACAGCTTTAGGCGCACTGTACCCTGTCATTAAGTACTTTATCCCTGCTTCTACAGGTGGTGGCGGCGGCGGTGTCACTGCGAAGGATGCGCTGGGTAACGATGTTGTAGCAAGTGAATTTCTGGCAAGCCATAAACCGGGTGAGCGAGCACTGGCACAAGGTCTGAAAGGTGACCCCACCTATATCGTGGTTGAGAACGAAGATGCGATCGCTAACTATGGCATCAGCGCCGTTTGCACCCACTTGGGCTGCGTTGTGCCCTGGAACGCCAGCGAAAACAAATTTATCTGCCCCTGCCACGGTTCTCAGTACAACAACGAAGGGAAAGTAGTGCGAGGGCCTGCACCTCTGTCTTTAGCTCTGGCTCACGCCAATGTGAATGACAGCGATAGGGTTGTTCTCTCTCCCTGGACGGAAACTGACTTCCGCACGGGTGAAGCTCCCTGGTGGTCGTAA